In Anseongella ginsenosidimutans, one genomic interval encodes:
- a CDS encoding AI-2E family transporter, with the protein MKLHPLVKINLILLLFFLVFAGLYFARSFLVPISFGAIFAMVMIPLSKRLENLGLHRALSALVCLLLLVAIFSGLIALLSSQVASFSKDMAVIETQVNRQLDEAQRFIEQKVGISYESQEKMIKEQTSGDNSPSTLVAGLIGSLTKVIMNGFLVIIYLFLFIYYRTRLKKFVLKLVRGENKERVHDVISRSSQVAQHYLLGRGILMIVLTVFYLVGLSVVGVRNALFFSVLAALLSIVPWVGNLFGMILPMLMVFVQGGDIRIILGVMLVFGITQLIDTYIFEPLVLGYQVNIHPLFIIIIAVLGEIVWGIPGLILSIPVLGMVKIVFDNVDALEPYAYLLGAPRQSRRESAVVRKIKSWFR; encoded by the coding sequence ATGAAGCTGCATCCCCTTGTTAAGATCAATCTCATTTTACTGCTGTTTTTCCTGGTGTTCGCAGGTTTGTATTTTGCCCGGAGTTTCCTTGTGCCTATTTCCTTCGGCGCCATTTTCGCGATGGTCATGATCCCCCTTAGCAAACGCCTTGAAAACCTGGGGCTGCACAGAGCCTTGTCTGCGCTTGTCTGTTTACTGTTGCTGGTGGCGATCTTCTCGGGGTTAATTGCGCTGCTGTCATCCCAGGTAGCGAGTTTCAGCAAAGATATGGCGGTAATCGAAACCCAGGTGAACAGGCAGCTTGACGAAGCCCAGCGGTTCATTGAGCAAAAAGTAGGCATTTCCTACGAGAGCCAGGAAAAGATGATCAAGGAACAAACTTCCGGTGATAATAGTCCCAGCACCCTGGTTGCAGGGTTAATAGGTTCTCTCACGAAGGTAATTATGAACGGTTTCCTGGTTATAATCTATCTCTTTCTTTTCATCTATTACCGGACGCGGCTTAAAAAATTTGTTTTAAAGCTGGTAAGGGGCGAAAATAAAGAACGGGTACATGATGTGATCAGCCGCTCCAGCCAGGTAGCGCAGCATTACCTGCTGGGAAGGGGTATCCTGATGATCGTCCTCACCGTTTTTTATTTGGTAGGGCTGTCCGTGGTGGGAGTGAGGAACGCGCTCTTCTTTTCCGTACTGGCGGCCCTGCTCAGCATTGTCCCCTGGGTAGGTAACTTATTCGGGATGATACTGCCTATGCTAATGGTCTTTGTCCAGGGAGGCGATATCCGGATCATCCTGGGAGTGATGCTTGTATTCGGGATCACCCAGCTTATAGATACGTATATATTCGAGCCGCTCGTGCTTGGCTACCAGGTAAATATACATCCGCTCTTTATTATAATTATTGCCGTTCTGGGAGAAATAGTTTGGGGAATTCCCGGTCTTATTCTTTCAATTCCCGTGCTGGGGATGGTGAAGATCGTTTTCGATAATGTGGATGCGCTGGAACCCTACGCCTACCTGCTGGGGGCTCCCAGGCAAAGCCGGCGGGAATCAGCTGTGGTAAGAAAGATCAAGAGCTGGTTCCGTTAA
- a CDS encoding Ku protein produces MRAIWSGSIGFGLVNIPVKLFSASQSSRLDLDMLDRRDHSRIKYQRINENTGKVVDWDDIVKGYELDDEYIILEEDDFEEASPEKTRLINIQDFVKESEIDSMYFEAPYYVEPDKGGQKPYSLLLKALEKSGKAGIATFVMRSSESLAVLRPKGNVLVLNKLRFEEELRSSEDLNVPEKIKIGKEEMEMAMELIDRYTAKFDIRKFKDEYSHDLMKIIKAKAKGKRPTVRKLKVPKTKSDDLLKQLKASLKSNKKAS; encoded by the coding sequence ATGAGAGCAATCTGGTCGGGTTCCATTGGCTTCGGGCTGGTGAATATTCCTGTAAAATTGTTCAGCGCCTCGCAGTCCAGCAGGCTGGATCTGGATATGCTTGACCGGCGCGACCATTCCCGGATAAAATACCAACGCATCAATGAAAATACCGGCAAAGTGGTAGACTGGGACGATATTGTCAAAGGTTACGAGCTGGATGATGAATATATTATACTCGAAGAAGACGACTTTGAAGAAGCAAGCCCTGAAAAAACCAGGCTGATAAATATCCAGGATTTCGTAAAGGAAAGCGAAATAGACAGCATGTACTTTGAAGCGCCCTACTACGTGGAGCCGGATAAAGGAGGGCAGAAACCATACAGCTTACTGCTGAAGGCCCTGGAAAAGAGCGGGAAGGCAGGGATCGCGACCTTCGTGATGCGCAGTTCCGAAAGCTTGGCGGTGCTTCGTCCTAAAGGCAATGTGCTGGTGCTGAACAAGCTTCGCTTTGAAGAAGAGCTTCGTTCAAGCGAAGACCTGAATGTGCCGGAAAAAATTAAGATAGGCAAGGAGGAAATGGAGATGGCCATGGAACTGATAGACCGCTACACCGCCAAATTTGATATCCGGAAATTCAAGGACGAGTACTCACATGACCTGATGAAGATCATCAAGGCAAAAGCCAAGGGTAAACGGCCTACCGTCCGGAAACTAAAAGTTCCGAAAACCAAGTCCGACGACCTGCTGAAACAGTTGAAAGCCAGTCTTAAATCGAACAAAAAGGCTTCCTGA
- a CDS encoding CsbD family protein, translating into MDNLELKGKWNQAKGKLKQSYGSLTDDDLKYEEGKEDELIGKLQDKLGKSRDEVRKILRDI; encoded by the coding sequence ATGGATAATCTAGAATTAAAAGGCAAATGGAACCAGGCCAAAGGAAAACTGAAACAATCCTACGGTTCCCTGACAGACGATGATCTGAAATACGAAGAAGGAAAAGAAGACGAATTGATTGGAAAGCTGCAGGACAAACTGGGCAAATCCAGAGATGAAGTCAGAAAAATCCTCCGGGATATTTAA
- a CDS encoding sensor histidine kinase, with translation MAVRMGIPVNPEKAVEIESSYRQLVQGMPGAVYTCDREGRITFYNKASAALWGRKPEIGKDMWCGSWKIYEADGFTLMPLEKCPMAMKLRGQKVKPGTEIIIERPDGVKRNVAVYPETIYDSSGNIAGAFNMLMDITVQKRAENVLRVGKEQYRKLAEDLEMRVQRRTQALSKANQYLERSNKELEQFAFVTSHDLQEPLRKIQTYGEILYNKHAGSMDEKGRAYLGKIVSSSRRLSTLINSLLTFSLLNQPGGTLEPVDLNKVLHDVLDDFELLIKEKQAVINADPLPWIKADPLQINQIFSNLVSNALKFSREGVAPVIEIKIRKLPAKEMALHVSLDKHLSYFELLVVDNGIGFEQKHAEKIFEIFQRLHDKQTYKGTGIGLTICAKAVANHRGHIYARSGKKKGASFYVLLPFEHESTPGNLNQTGEPAPAAES, from the coding sequence ATGGCAGTAAGAATGGGAATCCCGGTGAATCCGGAAAAGGCGGTAGAAATTGAAAGTAGTTACCGCCAGCTTGTCCAGGGAATGCCAGGGGCTGTTTATACTTGTGACCGGGAAGGCCGCATTACATTTTATAACAAGGCTTCCGCCGCCCTCTGGGGCAGGAAGCCGGAAATAGGAAAGGACATGTGGTGCGGTTCCTGGAAAATATACGAAGCCGACGGCTTTACGCTTATGCCGCTTGAAAAATGCCCTATGGCTATGAAACTGCGGGGTCAGAAAGTCAAGCCGGGGACGGAAATAATTATTGAAAGGCCGGATGGAGTAAAGCGGAATGTGGCAGTTTATCCCGAAACAATTTATGATTCATCAGGAAATATTGCCGGCGCTTTTAATATGCTAATGGATATTACCGTGCAAAAGCGGGCGGAAAACGTCCTGAGGGTGGGAAAGGAGCAATACCGGAAATTAGCTGAAGATCTTGAAATGCGCGTTCAGAGACGAACTCAGGCGCTTAGCAAGGCAAATCAATACCTTGAGCGTTCCAACAAGGAACTGGAGCAGTTTGCTTTTGTGACTTCCCATGATCTACAGGAGCCATTACGGAAAATACAGACCTACGGCGAGATTCTTTATAATAAACACGCCGGCTCCATGGATGAAAAGGGCCGGGCTTATCTCGGGAAAATTGTAAGCTCGTCCCGCAGGCTCTCTACGCTTATTAATTCCTTGCTTACTTTTTCTTTATTGAATCAACCGGGCGGCACGCTGGAACCTGTGGACCTTAATAAGGTATTGCACGATGTGCTGGATGATTTTGAGCTGTTGATAAAAGAAAAACAGGCCGTAATAAATGCTGATCCGCTTCCCTGGATAAAAGCGGACCCCCTGCAGATAAACCAGATATTTTCCAATCTGGTGTCGAATGCGCTTAAATTTTCAAGAGAAGGAGTGGCGCCTGTCATAGAGATCAAGATCCGCAAGCTGCCCGCGAAAGAAATGGCTCTGCATGTTTCCCTGGATAAACACCTGTCTTATTTTGAATTGCTTGTCGTGGATAATGGAATCGGTTTTGAGCAGAAACATGCCGAAAAGATATTCGAAATTTTCCAGCGTTTGCATGACAAGCAAACCTACAAAGGCACGGGAATTGGCCTTACCATTTGTGCAAAAGCGGTAGCCAATCACAGGGGACATATTTATGCCCGTTCCGGCAAAAAAAAGGGAGCTTCCTTTTACGTGCTTCTGCCTTTTGAACATGAATCAACGCCCGGGAACCTCAATCAAACGGGGGAACCGGCGCCAGCGGCGGAAAGCTGA
- a CDS encoding Gfo/Idh/MocA family protein has translation MAGPFPGPGGKLRHACIGVGGMGAHDLKQFMAHAGVEIVALCDVDENHLKTAAEMVPGARTYTDWRELLKEERKNIDSVNVTVPDHNHFVIAREAIRRRKHVYCQKPMCHDVKEVRVLTEAAVKAGVITQLGTQVASSDGDRTGVQWIKEQPIGKVKHIYLCSNRPGAIKTYRLEGPRPEQGQEPPANLNWDLWLGTAPERPYAPTIYHPAIWRSWQDFGTGWSGDIGCHIFDAVWKGLGLKAPKTVIAEVQESWKNSPERNSDTWPQGDHITWVFPGNEMTESDELTIEWFDGEFYPPEKVRALFSVENYPAESAMLIGTEGALLIPHGGMPVLLPESKFATYPHPALATRNHYHHFVDACLGGEKTESHFAQSGPMTEAILLGTVAIRVPGQLLEWDPVKMRFPNHPEAEQLLERQYRKGWR, from the coding sequence ATGGCGGGACCTTTTCCGGGCCCGGGCGGGAAACTCAGACACGCTTGTATAGGAGTTGGTGGAATGGGGGCGCACGATCTGAAACAGTTCATGGCCCATGCGGGGGTGGAGATCGTGGCTTTATGTGATGTGGACGAAAATCACCTGAAAACGGCTGCAGAGATGGTTCCGGGAGCGCGTACTTATACGGACTGGCGGGAATTACTGAAGGAGGAACGGAAGAATATCGATTCGGTGAATGTGACTGTGCCGGATCATAATCATTTTGTTATTGCAAGGGAGGCGATCAGGAGGCGGAAGCATGTATATTGTCAGAAGCCGATGTGTCATGATGTAAAGGAGGTACGGGTGCTTACGGAGGCGGCGGTGAAGGCGGGTGTGATCACTCAGCTGGGAACGCAGGTGGCTTCCTCGGACGGCGACCGTACCGGAGTGCAGTGGATTAAAGAACAGCCAATAGGAAAAGTTAAGCATATTTATCTGTGTTCCAATCGGCCGGGGGCGATCAAAACTTATCGCCTGGAAGGGCCGCGGCCTGAACAGGGACAGGAACCGCCGGCGAATTTGAACTGGGATTTATGGTTGGGAACGGCTCCCGAACGGCCGTATGCTCCAACCATCTACCATCCGGCAATATGGCGGAGCTGGCAGGATTTCGGGACGGGCTGGTCGGGCGATATCGGCTGCCATATTTTTGATGCTGTTTGGAAGGGACTGGGCTTGAAGGCGCCGAAAACTGTTATTGCCGAAGTGCAGGAATCCTGGAAAAATTCACCTGAGCGAAATAGCGATACCTGGCCGCAGGGTGATCATATAACCTGGGTTTTCCCGGGAAATGAGATGACGGAATCGGATGAATTGACAATTGAATGGTTCGATGGGGAATTTTATCCGCCGGAAAAGGTCAGGGCGCTTTTTTCGGTAGAAAATTATCCGGCGGAGTCGGCCATGTTGATTGGTACGGAAGGCGCTTTGCTGATCCCTCATGGCGGAATGCCGGTGTTGCTGCCTGAAAGTAAGTTTGCGACGTATCCGCACCCTGCTTTAGCGACACGGAATCATTATCATCATTTTGTAGATGCTTGCCTGGGAGGAGAGAAGACGGAGTCGCACTTTGCCCAGAGCGGCCCGATGACAGAAGCTATCCTGCTGGGGACGGTAGCAATACGCGTTCCGGGACAGTTGCTTGAATGGGATCCAGTTAAAATGCGGTTTCCCAATCATCCCGAAGCGGAACAGCTCCTGGAACGCCAGTATCGCAAAGGCTGGAGATAG
- a CDS encoding response regulator, which produces MKGTRFLIVDDDTEDQELFIDAVKEVDPTIECVSVYNGEEALDFLKKDPSVLPDYIFMDLNMPVLNGIQCLAEIKKTQTLHHIPVCIYTTSNWSKNEEETRKLGANHFFTKPVRFNEICKYISTILNSFPVSRS; this is translated from the coding sequence ATGAAGGGTACTAGATTTTTAATCGTCGACGACGATACGGAAGACCAGGAACTGTTCATTGACGCCGTTAAAGAAGTCGATCCCACCATTGAATGCGTAAGTGTTTACAACGGCGAGGAAGCATTGGATTTTTTGAAAAAGGATCCTTCAGTTCTTCCTGATTATATTTTCATGGATCTGAATATGCCCGTACTCAACGGCATCCAGTGCCTGGCGGAAATAAAGAAAACACAAACCCTGCATCACATTCCTGTATGCATTTATACCACCAGTAACTGGTCCAAAAACGAAGAAGAAACCCGCAAACTGGGCGCTAACCATTTTTTTACGAAACCCGTCCGTTTTAACGAGATCTGCAAATACATATCTACCATCCTGAATAGCTTTCCCGTTTCCAGGAGCTAG
- the ligD gene encoding DNA ligase D, with product MSLTTYRKKRSFKDSPEPKPKREGKNARKEDKKLRFVVQRHHASRLHYDFRLEMEGVLKSWAVPKGPSLNPSDKRLAMMVEDHPYDYKDFEGIIPEGNYGAGVVYKWDEGFYEPLDKSANPEKELLKELRSGSLKFLLKGKKLKGEFALVKMKGAEDNSWLLIKHKDKFSTETPYNSEDQVPAAIKEKKNNRKKSGASRRPAGEETKRTAARASAADFIKPMLATLIGKPFSREGWLFENKWDGYRAIAEVSSGAVRLYSRSGKSFNKDYEPIAGILSEIEHDLVLDGEIVALNKQGKPEFQLLQNYKKSAKGTLVYYVFDLLEFKGYDLKSMELFQRKELLNELFNSLGELRSAGTKDARVQNTEYVINEGEKYFKKILREKGEGLLAKSGSSSYQPGRRSDQWLKIKTHQRQEAIIAGFTDPRESRKKFGALILAVNENGKLKYIGHTGGGFNQESLNDVYEKMRPLIQDKSPFDKKPKTNAPVTWLKPELVCEVKFAEWTNGGHMRQPIFIALREDKAADMIVHEKPVDPEDASANKGAGKAENANEGIARKARKGASKKANAVKGDSAGKESSPAGAKSGKSLQLKAGNRNITISNPGKLYWPREKISKGDLVAYYQEMSGYLLPYLKDRPQSLHRHPDGITKAGFFQKDFDLKNAPEWIKTVPIHSESNNKEIDYLVCNNEATLLYMANLGCIEINPWLSRSPRIDFPDYIAIDLDPEKISFSAVIEAALAVKEVLDNLELGGFCKTSGATGLHIYIPLTRRYNFEVTRIAAQFIAQKAHELLPAITSLVRSPSKRQKKIYLDYLQNTRGQTLAAPYSARPRPQATVSAPLNWAEVNEKLNPGDFTIHTIGNRVKQLGDLWEATGKTKNSLSNILKASKS from the coding sequence ATGAGTTTAACAACCTATAGAAAGAAAAGGAGTTTTAAGGACAGTCCTGAACCCAAACCAAAACGCGAAGGCAAAAATGCGCGAAAGGAGGACAAAAAGCTCCGGTTCGTAGTGCAGCGCCATCATGCTTCCCGCTTGCATTATGATTTCCGGCTGGAAATGGAGGGTGTCCTGAAAAGCTGGGCAGTACCTAAGGGCCCTTCGCTGAACCCTTCCGACAAACGCCTGGCCATGATGGTGGAAGACCATCCTTATGACTATAAGGACTTTGAGGGGATCATCCCTGAAGGGAATTACGGGGCAGGCGTTGTGTACAAATGGGACGAAGGCTTTTATGAGCCGCTTGACAAAAGCGCCAACCCGGAAAAGGAACTGCTAAAGGAATTAAGATCCGGCAGCCTCAAGTTTTTATTGAAAGGGAAAAAGTTAAAAGGGGAATTTGCCCTGGTGAAGATGAAGGGTGCGGAAGACAATTCCTGGCTCCTCATTAAACATAAAGACAAATTTTCAACAGAAACACCTTACAATAGCGAAGACCAGGTTCCCGCCGCAATAAAGGAGAAAAAAAATAACCGAAAAAAAAGCGGCGCATCCCGGCGCCCGGCAGGTGAAGAGACAAAACGCACCGCAGCCAGGGCTTCCGCCGCAGATTTCATCAAACCTATGCTGGCCACGCTCATAGGCAAACCCTTCAGCAGGGAAGGCTGGTTGTTTGAAAACAAATGGGACGGTTACCGCGCCATCGCCGAAGTTAGCAGCGGCGCCGTCCGGCTCTATTCACGGAGCGGCAAATCATTTAATAAAGATTATGAACCTATAGCCGGTATCCTGTCGGAAATTGAACACGACCTGGTGCTTGACGGCGAGATCGTGGCCCTCAACAAGCAGGGAAAACCCGAATTCCAGCTATTACAGAACTATAAAAAAAGCGCCAAAGGCACCCTCGTTTATTATGTTTTTGACCTCCTGGAATTCAAAGGATATGATCTTAAAAGCATGGAGCTTTTCCAGCGCAAAGAGTTGCTAAATGAATTATTTAACTCTTTGGGGGAATTAAGATCTGCCGGAACAAAAGACGCCCGGGTTCAAAATACGGAGTATGTAATTAATGAAGGAGAGAAGTATTTTAAGAAGATCCTCAGGGAAAAAGGCGAAGGTTTGCTGGCAAAGTCAGGCAGCAGCAGCTACCAGCCCGGCCGCAGGAGTGATCAATGGCTGAAAATAAAAACCCATCAGCGGCAGGAAGCGATTATAGCAGGTTTCACGGATCCCAGGGAAAGCCGCAAAAAATTTGGCGCGCTGATACTTGCCGTTAATGAAAACGGGAAGCTGAAGTACATCGGCCACACAGGCGGAGGGTTTAACCAGGAATCACTCAATGACGTCTATGAAAAAATGCGGCCGCTCATACAAGACAAAAGCCCTTTTGATAAAAAGCCAAAAACCAACGCGCCGGTTACCTGGCTAAAGCCCGAACTGGTTTGCGAAGTAAAATTTGCCGAATGGACCAATGGAGGGCATATGCGCCAGCCTATTTTTATCGCCCTGAGAGAAGATAAAGCAGCGGACATGATCGTTCATGAAAAACCTGTTGACCCTGAGGATGCGAGCGCAAACAAGGGCGCAGGGAAAGCGGAAAACGCGAATGAGGGTATAGCAAGGAAAGCGCGTAAAGGGGCCTCTAAGAAAGCTAACGCAGTCAAAGGCGACAGTGCCGGTAAAGAAAGCAGCCCGGCCGGCGCCAAATCCGGCAAAAGTCTCCAGCTAAAGGCAGGGAACCGGAATATTACCATAAGTAATCCCGGCAAATTATACTGGCCCCGGGAAAAGATCAGCAAGGGGGATCTGGTGGCTTATTACCAGGAGATGTCCGGCTACCTGCTGCCTTACCTGAAGGACCGCCCCCAGTCGCTGCACCGGCACCCTGACGGGATTACCAAGGCAGGATTTTTCCAAAAGGACTTTGATCTGAAAAACGCGCCGGAGTGGATAAAAACCGTTCCCATTCATTCGGAATCGAATAATAAGGAAATCGACTACCTGGTTTGTAATAACGAAGCCACCCTTCTATATATGGCCAACCTGGGATGCATCGAAATCAATCCCTGGCTTTCGAGGTCTCCCCGCATCGATTTTCCCGATTATATAGCTATTGATCTGGACCCGGAAAAAATTTCCTTTTCAGCCGTAATTGAAGCGGCACTGGCGGTAAAGGAAGTATTGGATAACCTTGAACTGGGCGGCTTTTGTAAAACTTCCGGCGCAACCGGCCTGCATATTTACATTCCCCTTACCCGGCGCTATAATTTTGAAGTAACACGGATCGCAGCACAGTTCATTGCCCAGAAAGCGCATGAATTACTGCCTGCTATCACCAGCCTGGTCCGCAGCCCTTCCAAGAGGCAAAAAAAGATCTATCTCGACTACCTGCAGAACACCCGCGGCCAAACCCTGGCGGCACCCTATTCCGCAAGGCCCCGCCCGCAGGCCACGGTATCTGCCCCCCTAAATTGGGCGGAAGTCAACGAAAAACTAAACCCGGGCGACTTTACCATCCATACAATCGGAAATCGGGTAAAGCAACTGGGAGACCTTTGGGAAGCAACCGGAAAAACCAAAAACTCGCTAAGTAATATTTTAAAAGCAAGTAAATCATGA
- a CDS encoding DUF6496 domain-containing protein, whose protein sequence is MAKYSEKTQELVEETMKRMKEGKLKSSSGDKVTDRDQAIAIALSEAREKGYKVPPEKK, encoded by the coding sequence ATGGCAAAGTATTCTGAAAAAACCCAGGAACTGGTTGAAGAAACCATGAAAAGAATGAAAGAAGGAAAGCTAAAAAGCAGCAGCGGCGACAAAGTCACCGACAGGGACCAGGCCATTGCCATTGCACTTTCCGAAGCCCGGGAAAAAGGGTACAAAGTACCTCCTGAAAAAAAGTGA